A genomic stretch from Vibrio coralliilyticus includes:
- the nrfA gene encoding ammonia-forming nitrite reductase cytochrome c552 subunit, with product MILAGTLASTHGFAASDEKELIDPRNQAYEQHHPDQYQSWKETSESDHIEDALAEDPNMVIMWAGYGFAKDYNKARGHFYAVDDVRQTLRTGAPSDEKSGPMPMACWSCKSPDVGRVIDERGEDGYFEGKWARLGDQIVNPIGCADCHDTRSDAFKNGQPALKLTKPYVERAFQAIDKPFEEQSRLDQQASVCAQCHVEYYFTGPKKSVKFPWDKGTSVTAMEEYYDALGFKDWTHKVSKAPMLKAQHPGYETWRAGIHGKNKVACVDCHMPKVTKEDGTVYTDHKVGNPFDRFEDTCANCHTQSKDQLKNIVSSRKAQVLNMKLTAEKQIVAAHFEAGEAWKAGATEEEMKDILQDIRHAQWRWDYAIASHGVHMHAPEVALEVLGTAVDRAADARTKLARLLATKGITEPVELPDISTKAKAQQALGMDMDKMNSDKQHFLKTVVPEWEESAQKREEATY from the coding sequence ATGATATTGGCAGGAACCTTAGCCAGTACTCATGGTTTTGCTGCATCTGATGAAAAAGAACTGATCGATCCACGAAATCAGGCCTATGAACAACATCACCCTGATCAGTACCAATCTTGGAAAGAAACCTCTGAAAGCGATCATATTGAAGATGCTCTCGCAGAAGATCCTAATATGGTCATCATGTGGGCAGGCTACGGCTTCGCTAAAGACTACAATAAAGCTCGTGGTCACTTTTATGCCGTGGATGACGTCCGCCAAACTCTAAGAACGGGTGCGCCCAGTGATGAAAAATCGGGCCCAATGCCTATGGCTTGTTGGAGTTGTAAGAGCCCAGATGTCGGGCGGGTCATCGACGAGCGGGGGGAAGACGGCTATTTTGAAGGCAAGTGGGCACGACTTGGCGACCAAATTGTTAACCCCATTGGCTGTGCCGACTGTCATGATACTCGTAGTGACGCCTTCAAAAATGGTCAACCTGCTTTGAAATTAACTAAACCCTATGTTGAGCGCGCTTTCCAAGCTATCGACAAGCCCTTTGAAGAGCAATCTCGCCTCGACCAGCAAGCGTCGGTCTGCGCACAATGTCACGTCGAGTATTACTTCACTGGGCCGAAAAAGTCGGTCAAATTCCCGTGGGATAAAGGCACTAGCGTCACCGCGATGGAAGAATACTATGATGCATTAGGCTTTAAGGACTGGACACATAAAGTGTCGAAAGCTCCGATGCTGAAAGCGCAGCACCCTGGCTACGAAACTTGGCGAGCAGGTATTCATGGTAAGAACAAAGTCGCTTGTGTCGACTGCCACATGCCTAAGGTCACCAAGGAAGACGGTACTGTTTACACAGATCATAAAGTCGGCAATCCATTTGATCGTTTTGAAGACACCTGTGCCAATTGCCATACACAAAGCAAAGATCAATTGAAAAACATCGTCTCTTCACGCAAAGCGCAAGTCCTCAATATGAAACTGACGGCTGAAAAACAAATCGTTGCCGCCCATTTTGAAGCAGGTGAAGCATGGAAGGCAGGTGCAACCGAAGAAGAGATGAAGGACATACTGCAAGATATTCGCCATGCGCAATGGCGCTGGGACTACGCGATTGCCTCCCATGGTGTTCACATGCATGCACCAGAAGTTGCACTAGAAGTACTAGGTACAGCCGTCGATCGCGCAGCTGATGCACGAACTAAACTGGCTCGTTTACTCGCCACCAAAGGCATCACTGAGCCTGTCGAGTTACCCGACATTTCCACCAAAGCCAAAGCTCAGCAAGCACTTGGTATGGACATGGACAAAATGAACAGCGACAAACAGCACTTCCTAAAAACAGTCGTCCCTGAATGGGAAGAATCCGCACAAAAACGTGAAGAGGCGACCTACTAA
- a CDS encoding DsbE family thiol:disulfide interchange protein encodes MALLGSALSEDSNRESYAVVRGFPEQKVERLMGGEPAETKALFQSEYQLVNVWASWCSICRSEHAFLNQLSQQGITIIGLNYRDQKNAAEQYLHQLGNPYRSVIYDPKGVLSIDLGVVGTPETYLVNRAGEIVYKHSGLLSTSSWQRKFAHFFESETQQ; translated from the coding sequence ATGGCGTTATTGGGTTCGGCATTAAGCGAAGATTCCAACCGAGAAAGCTACGCTGTGGTTCGAGGGTTCCCTGAGCAAAAGGTGGAGAGGTTGATGGGTGGTGAACCAGCAGAAACAAAAGCCTTGTTTCAGTCCGAGTATCAGCTGGTTAATGTTTGGGCTTCGTGGTGTAGCATTTGTCGCTCAGAACATGCATTTCTAAATCAACTGAGCCAACAGGGTATTACCATTATTGGGCTTAACTATCGAGATCAGAAAAATGCAGCAGAGCAGTACTTACATCAGTTAGGTAACCCCTATCGAAGTGTGATTTATGATCCTAAAGGGGTGCTCTCTATTGATTTGGGCGTTGTAGGAACCCCGGAAACATATTTGGTCAATCGAGCCGGTGAGATCGTGTATAAGCATTCTGGGCTGTTGAGTACGAGTAGCTGGCAGAGAAAGTTTGCGCATTTTTTTGAATCGGAGACACAGCAATGA
- the nrfD gene encoding cytochrome c nitrite reductase subunit NrfD: MNGIETAFHFDSLVWDWIIAIYLFLAGMSAGAVMIGLYLKRRVIEGDPANNGILKAVAWLAPFGIIAGLTILIFHLTKPLSFWKIMIYFNPSSVMSMGVILFQVYMAVLFVWIGVIFRHQIIQFCEGKLPGGLLDWVDGVLIKIGKMNNPVELFLGVLALLLAAYTGFLLSALKTYPMLNNPVLPILFLFSSLSSGAAACLLFGILVFKESPHSPSVSWVHGFERPVVLFELFVLVTFFTGLIFSGGQNEVAAWNAIGGGFWSNWFWFGVVLIGMLLPLTLNAVTPTEVRHNGGYIFIVTTLSLVGVLMLRTFILYAGQMTVV; encoded by the coding sequence ATGAACGGTATTGAAACGGCTTTCCATTTCGATTCATTGGTCTGGGACTGGATTATCGCCATTTACTTGTTTCTTGCGGGTATGTCTGCTGGGGCTGTGATGATTGGCCTGTATCTCAAACGCCGCGTAATAGAAGGCGACCCCGCCAATAATGGCATCCTTAAAGCCGTCGCTTGGTTGGCTCCCTTTGGCATTATTGCTGGTTTGACCATATTGATTTTCCACCTCACCAAACCTTTGTCATTCTGGAAGATTATGATCTACTTCAATCCATCTTCAGTCATGTCGATGGGGGTGATTCTCTTCCAAGTTTATATGGCGGTCTTATTCGTTTGGATTGGTGTGATTTTCCGCCACCAGATCATACAGTTCTGTGAAGGTAAGCTTCCGGGTGGTCTATTGGACTGGGTTGATGGCGTGTTGATCAAAATCGGTAAGATGAATAACCCTGTTGAGTTGTTCCTCGGTGTGCTTGCTTTATTACTCGCGGCCTATACCGGTTTTTTACTCTCAGCCCTTAAAACATACCCGATGCTAAACAATCCGGTTTTACCAATCCTCTTTCTCTTCTCTAGCCTTTCTTCAGGTGCTGCGGCTTGCTTACTGTTTGGCATTCTAGTATTTAAAGAATCGCCGCACAGTCCGAGTGTCAGTTGGGTACATGGATTTGAACGTCCGGTTGTGTTATTCGAACTGTTTGTTTTGGTGACCTTTTTCACGGGGTTGATATTCAGCGGCGGTCAGAATGAAGTGGCGGCTTGGAATGCCATCGGGGGAGGATTTTGGTCCAACTGGTTCTGGTTTGGTGTGGTGTTGATAGGAATGCTATTACCGCTGACATTGAATGCGGTTACCCCAACAGAAGTGCGCCATAATGGTGGCTACATCTTTATTGTGACCACTCTGAGCTTGGTTGGGGTATTGATGCTGCGGACTTTCATTCTCTATGCCGGCCAGATGACGGTTGTATAG
- a CDS encoding Dyp-type peroxidase translates to MTTPQTAILPESGPFAQYTLFKVIQNHAAVLEQIQALPLLADELNQQQPGAGLTLSIAFTQSFWSRCDVAMPSELIEFPQLGTGKTVAPSSEVDVLIHCHSNRHDLHFYLLRQFLAQASDNVAIVDETYGYRYLDSRDLTDFVDGTENPKEAQREQVAIIPDGALAGGSYVMVQRFVHDLPSWSRLNVSAQEKVIGRTKPDSIELDDVPAASHVGRVDIKEEGKGLKIVRHSLPYGSVSGEHGLLFIAYCNTLHNFKVMLDSMYGETDGKTDQLLRFTEAVTGAYFFAPSMELLQALKLK, encoded by the coding sequence ATGACCACCCCTCAAACTGCTATTCTTCCTGAATCGGGACCTTTCGCTCAATATACTTTGTTTAAAGTTATCCAAAACCATGCGGCTGTTTTAGAACAGATCCAAGCACTACCACTGCTGGCTGACGAACTTAACCAACAACAGCCGGGGGCGGGGTTAACATTGTCTATCGCTTTCACTCAATCTTTTTGGTCACGGTGTGATGTAGCAATGCCAAGTGAGCTGATCGAGTTTCCTCAACTTGGAACAGGTAAGACGGTTGCTCCAAGCTCTGAGGTGGATGTGTTGATTCACTGCCATTCGAATCGCCATGATTTGCATTTTTATTTGTTGCGCCAGTTTTTGGCTCAAGCATCGGACAATGTCGCTATCGTTGATGAAACCTATGGCTACCGCTACCTAGATTCCCGCGATCTGACAGATTTTGTCGATGGCACAGAAAACCCGAAAGAGGCCCAGCGTGAGCAAGTGGCAATTATCCCTGATGGAGCGCTAGCAGGTGGCAGTTATGTGATGGTGCAGCGCTTTGTTCATGATTTACCTTCTTGGAGCCGACTCAATGTATCTGCACAAGAGAAGGTCATTGGGCGAACTAAGCCAGACTCGATTGAACTTGACGATGTACCGGCCGCTTCCCATGTTGGACGTGTAGATATTAAAGAAGAAGGTAAAGGCTTGAAAATTGTGCGCCATAGTTTACCTTACGGCAGCGTGTCAGGTGAGCATGGTCTGCTCTTCATTGCCTATTGCAATACGCTTCACAACTTTAAAGTCATGCTAGACAGTATGTATGGCGAGACCGATGGCAAAACTGATCAGCTGCTGCGCTTTACAGAAGCAGTGACAGGGGCGTACTTTTTTGCACCATCAATGGAGTTGTTGCAGGCCCTCAAACTTAAGTAG
- a CDS encoding magnesium transporter — protein sequence MTVMSNTYIENTPHFSSEEIGAARNAFLQYEQSQQVHLLTVMSIEEAVAILHHCSIGYVQQLMSVLENEGHDKLARHYAHRLGLIHSEVETSNSYLRTSVLGHVKQRIGWIIALALLGIVSGLIIAQYEDTLSQLVLLAVYMPVIAAAGGNTGTQAATLVIRALATGELKKRQWLAVFWKESRVALCLALAIALVIVGRVMLFSDGASTGGFALTSIALAIAIALFIQVTMSTTLGGLLPILARAFKLDPAVLVSPVLASIVDISGMWVYFTVVNHFLGIA from the coding sequence ATGACGGTAATGAGCAATACATACATTGAAAACACCCCGCACTTTTCATCAGAAGAAATCGGGGCAGCTCGTAATGCATTTCTGCAATACGAACAAAGCCAGCAAGTTCACTTGTTGACGGTAATGTCGATTGAAGAGGCGGTGGCTATCTTGCACCACTGTTCAATTGGTTATGTCCAACAATTAATGTCAGTGCTGGAAAACGAGGGCCATGACAAGCTGGCACGGCATTATGCGCATCGGTTAGGCTTAATTCACTCTGAAGTGGAAACATCCAACAGCTATTTACGGACTTCAGTTTTGGGGCACGTAAAACAGCGTATCGGCTGGATTATTGCTTTAGCGCTACTGGGCATAGTTTCTGGGCTAATCATTGCTCAATATGAAGATACATTAAGTCAACTGGTACTATTAGCAGTTTACATGCCTGTTATTGCAGCGGCAGGAGGCAATACTGGGACTCAAGCAGCGACTTTGGTGATACGGGCTTTAGCAACAGGAGAGTTGAAAAAGCGCCAATGGTTAGCAGTATTCTGGAAAGAAAGCCGCGTGGCGCTCTGTTTGGCTTTAGCAATCGCTTTGGTCATTGTCGGCAGAGTGATGCTCTTTAGTGATGGGGCATCAACGGGAGGTTTTGCACTTACGAGTATCGCATTAGCGATTGCTATCGCGCTGTTTATTCAGGTCACAATGTCGACAACTTTAGGCGGCTTGTTACCCATCCTAGCGAGGGCATTTAAGCTGGACCCTGCTGTGTTGGTGAGCCCAGTGTTAGCATCGATTGTCGATATATCAGGAATGTGGGTTTACTTTACGGTTGTGAATCACTTCTTAGGTATTGCCTGA
- the dacB gene encoding serine-type D-Ala-D-Ala carboxypeptidase translates to MQLFKRSLFVLISLFSLPSFAYTPVAQLPEGSRAALLVESLVEQDTLIDTHNRELFFPPASTLKLVTALAAKLELGDQFRFETQLKRVGKDIVIHFSGDPTLTTEDLKQLFVVAKRNGLRHIEGDIWLDNSAFTGYDRAVGWPWDILGVCYSAPATAISLDGNCVQASIYTQDDGDTRVYVPEHFPIYVTTQALSVSKDQQESTQCDLELISSPDNHYQLQGCLTKRIKPLPLKFAVQNPELYTQRMLNNVLNQLDLSFKGSVRVGMPKHTESDVLLATHSSLPLSKLLETMLKKSDNLIADNLTKTLGARFYIQPGSFSNGTQAIKQIIFSNTGVDLESTPLADGSGLSRNNRFTSHAMAKILRYIWLNNDKLKLIELMPKSGESGTLKYRRSMRKAPVKGAFIAKSGSLYGSYNMAGFGLDHSGKPSTLFVQYVADYLPPKKKSDGKPTIAAITQFETLFYKDIVKFSQAIPKK, encoded by the coding sequence ATGCAGCTTTTCAAACGGTCTCTGTTCGTTCTTATCTCTTTGTTCTCATTGCCCTCTTTCGCGTATACACCTGTAGCCCAGTTACCTGAGGGCAGCAGAGCGGCTCTGCTTGTCGAATCACTTGTTGAACAAGACACGTTAATTGATACGCATAATCGCGAGCTTTTTTTCCCCCCTGCGAGCACATTGAAGCTTGTTACCGCCTTAGCTGCAAAGTTGGAGTTAGGGGATCAATTTCGCTTTGAAACACAGCTCAAGCGGGTGGGTAAAGACATCGTCATCCACTTTTCAGGAGACCCCACTCTGACGACTGAGGATTTAAAGCAATTGTTTGTCGTCGCGAAAAGAAATGGGCTTCGCCATATTGAAGGTGATATATGGTTGGATAACAGTGCCTTTACCGGATACGATCGCGCTGTCGGCTGGCCATGGGATATTTTAGGTGTTTGCTATAGTGCACCTGCAACTGCAATTTCTCTTGATGGTAACTGTGTTCAAGCCTCCATATATACTCAAGATGATGGCGATACTCGCGTTTATGTGCCTGAACATTTCCCCATCTACGTAACCACTCAGGCGTTGAGTGTGAGTAAAGACCAACAAGAAAGTACTCAGTGTGACCTCGAACTTATTTCCTCCCCAGATAATCACTATCAGCTGCAAGGTTGTTTAACTAAACGGATCAAACCTCTACCGTTAAAATTCGCAGTACAAAACCCAGAGCTTTACACTCAACGTATGTTAAATAATGTGTTAAATCAGCTCGATCTCTCTTTTAAAGGTTCTGTTCGTGTTGGCATGCCAAAACATACTGAAAGTGATGTTCTACTCGCTACCCACAGTTCGTTACCGCTCTCCAAGCTACTTGAAACCATGCTGAAAAAATCAGACAACTTGATTGCGGATAATCTGACAAAAACACTCGGGGCGAGATTTTATATTCAGCCGGGCAGCTTCAGTAATGGGACTCAAGCCATTAAGCAAATTATCTTCTCCAATACAGGGGTAGATCTTGAGTCTACTCCTTTGGCTGATGGATCTGGCTTGTCACGCAACAATCGCTTCACCAGCCATGCCATGGCGAAAATTTTGCGCTATATCTGGCTCAACAACGATAAGCTAAAGCTGATCGAATTAATGCCAAAGTCTGGTGAATCTGGCACGCTCAAATATCGTCGAAGTATGCGCAAAGCTCCAGTGAAAGGGGCGTTTATTGCAAAAAGTGGCTCACTTTACGGAAGTTATAACATGGCGGGATTCGGTTTAGACCATTCAGGAAAACCATCGACGTTATTTGTACAATATGTAGCAGACTACCTGCCACCAAAGAAAAAGAGCGATGGCAAACCTACCATCGCTGCTATCACTCAATTTGAAACTCTGTTTTATAAAGACATCGTTAAGTTCAGTCAGGCAATACCTAAGAAGTGA
- the nrfB gene encoding cytochrome c nitrite reductase pentaheme subunit has translation MGNIKLAIVIMLKTLLAFYLYGYSLHAIAADSSAPSAEEASTRHEVTLIRDKDYKCIQCHKDSKESLLQSHGENAHEILGREVNCTNCHSTIGPDHREGAPQVIKFSSAQSQPGTEKVYLDPDAILKANSQCTDCHKPKYLREDSWTHDVHAKNLTCSNCHDVHANKAKVLSLDRKQTIKLCVDCHSDFNQLKEEQE, from the coding sequence ATGGGCAATATAAAGTTGGCCATAGTCATAATGCTGAAAACTCTTCTTGCATTCTACCTCTATGGTTATTCTCTTCATGCTATTGCTGCTGATTCTTCTGCCCCCAGTGCTGAAGAAGCTTCAACTCGTCATGAAGTTACGCTTATCCGTGATAAAGATTACAAATGTATTCAATGTCATAAGGATTCCAAGGAATCACTTCTGCAATCCCATGGTGAAAATGCCCATGAGATTCTCGGTCGTGAAGTGAATTGTACGAACTGTCACAGTACCATCGGTCCTGATCACCGCGAAGGTGCACCGCAAGTGATTAAATTCTCATCAGCCCAATCTCAACCGGGTACAGAGAAGGTGTATCTCGATCCTGATGCTATTTTGAAGGCAAACAGTCAGTGTACTGACTGTCATAAGCCGAAGTACCTACGAGAGGATAGCTGGACGCATGATGTGCATGCAAAAAATCTGACTTGTTCTAACTGTCATGATGTTCATGCCAACAAGGCGAAAGTGCTTAGCTTGGATCGCAAGCAGACAATCAAGTTGTGCGTTGATTGTCACTCAGACTTTAACCAGTTGAAAGAGGAGCAAGAATAA
- the nrfC gene encoding cytochrome c nitrite reductase Fe-S protein, which produces MSCSRRSFLTGAGALIMTTGVAGTAMIGSRKTLANVEQVDNKLYGMVHDETACIGCTACTEACREVNKVPEGVSRLEIIRSEPQGEFPDVDYRFTRKSCQHCENPPCVYVCPTGAAYKDEQTGIVDVHKEKCVGCGYCLAACPYQVRFFNPEDHSADKCNFCRDTNLAEGKLPACVESCPTKALVFGDLNDPQSQINQVLSNHVVYRDKAHLGTKPKLYKIPHNKGEVS; this is translated from the coding sequence ATGAGTTGTTCTAGACGAAGCTTTTTAACTGGTGCTGGTGCTCTGATTATGACCACTGGCGTCGCTGGGACTGCAATGATTGGCAGTCGAAAAACACTGGCAAATGTCGAGCAGGTAGATAACAAACTCTATGGCATGGTGCACGACGAGACTGCATGTATAGGCTGTACCGCGTGTACAGAAGCTTGCCGGGAAGTTAACAAGGTTCCGGAAGGGGTCTCTAGACTGGAAATCATTCGTAGTGAACCGCAGGGAGAGTTTCCTGATGTAGATTATCGCTTCACTCGTAAGTCCTGCCAGCATTGTGAAAACCCACCTTGTGTGTACGTTTGCCCTACGGGGGCCGCATATAAAGATGAGCAAACTGGCATTGTTGATGTGCATAAAGAAAAGTGTGTTGGTTGTGGTTACTGCCTTGCGGCTTGTCCATACCAAGTGCGCTTCTTCAACCCCGAAGATCATTCGGCTGACAAGTGCAATTTCTGTCGAGATACCAATCTTGCCGAGGGCAAGTTACCTGCCTGTGTAGAATCTTGTCCGACCAAAGCCTTGGTGTTTGGCGACCTCAATGATCCGCAGAGTCAAATCAATCAAGTGTTAAGTAACCATGTGGTCTATCGCGATAAAGCGCACTTAGGTACCAAGCCTAAGTTGTACAAAATCCCACACAACAAAGGGGAGGTTTCATGA
- a CDS encoding DUF2919 domain-containing protein, translating into MRYALEQYDKHGFLNAPKWLWLGWMFLAKAWIVFIVAGASRENGAKILNIVYPDHSMLYLGLAMGLPSILLMWMISLRSPERQWVSHLVGWGKGITLLAIGGQFVQTLYHVYLEHGAFHWANAATLLLLLWFAMYVYKSRSVRDCFSLPPSN; encoded by the coding sequence GTGCGATACGCTTTAGAGCAATATGATAAACATGGTTTCCTCAACGCACCTAAATGGCTCTGGCTGGGCTGGATGTTCTTGGCTAAAGCTTGGATAGTATTTATCGTTGCGGGTGCGAGCCGAGAAAACGGCGCCAAAATACTCAATATTGTTTACCCCGATCATTCGATGCTGTACTTAGGCTTAGCGATGGGGCTGCCCAGCATTTTATTAATGTGGATGATCAGTTTGCGTAGCCCTGAGCGGCAATGGGTCAGTCATTTGGTGGGATGGGGAAAGGGGATCACCTTATTGGCGATTGGCGGCCAGTTTGTCCAGACCCTGTATCATGTTTATCTTGAACATGGTGCTTTTCATTGGGCTAATGCTGCTACCTTATTACTCTTATTGTGGTTTGCGATGTATGTCTATAAAAGCCGTAGCGTACGTGACTGCTTTTCCCTCCCACCATCGAATTGA
- a CDS encoding heme lyase CcmF/NrfE family subunit, whose amino-acid sequence MLGEVGHFALVWIAVSSSICASSWAWRRYSGQERPFSLIGMVRLNGVLASLSLVILAILFVSDRFEFDYVATHSNTDLPTFFKLAAVWGGHQGSMLFWVFTLNLWASLISLIRHSHVKYFEHVLWVMTLFVAAFSWFTLLTSNPFTYAHTLLEQGRDLNPMLQDVGLIFHPPLLYLGYIGYSTVLAFALAALMQKPYDNQWVILCKPWAISAWIFLTLGILLGSWWAYNELGWGGWWFWDPVENASLLPWLTGTALLHSMLASRRHQQLIVWTLTLALVTFSLSILGTFVVRSGVLTSVHAFAVDPGKGIALLAMLAVTLLASLSLLIERSDAIQSEKLTAILSRSYLVLIAIGLLVIATFTVFLGTFYPMIYEFIQRGSISVGAPYFNTLFLPLTVLALAAMGWVPFLKWQCGLASSRRRIITFVVVSLLFGACLYFIQVDRLSVPALLVWGLAFWVVSGHIWLLVRSRKQAFMVLAHIGLAISAIGCVMNAEHSSQLTHKLGPGTLAEFHGGKIEYIETNWRVDKNYTAEQAVLRFTDSQGEVYEFKPERRYYPVRVMNMSEPSVKSTLLGDYYVTLAAKVDKENYAVKVQYNAYIWWIWGGGILAIFAALLPLFSICGNKIVSKNRYDVIQKT is encoded by the coding sequence ATGCTGGGTGAGGTTGGACATTTTGCTCTGGTCTGGATTGCGGTTTCCAGCTCCATTTGTGCGTCAAGCTGGGCTTGGCGTCGCTATTCAGGGCAAGAGCGGCCATTCTCTCTCATCGGAATGGTCAGGCTTAACGGGGTATTGGCCTCGTTAAGCCTCGTGATCCTCGCGATATTATTTGTCTCGGATCGATTCGAGTTCGATTATGTTGCCACTCACTCCAACACGGATTTACCCACCTTTTTCAAGTTGGCCGCTGTTTGGGGAGGGCATCAAGGCTCAATGCTATTTTGGGTGTTTACACTTAATCTATGGGCCAGCTTAATTTCATTAATTCGACATTCTCATGTTAAATATTTCGAGCATGTGCTGTGGGTGATGACTCTATTCGTTGCCGCTTTTTCTTGGTTTACGTTACTGACTTCTAACCCTTTTACTTATGCGCATACCTTATTGGAGCAGGGCAGGGATCTTAATCCAATGCTTCAAGATGTCGGATTAATTTTTCATCCACCATTGTTGTACCTCGGTTACATTGGTTACTCCACTGTGCTGGCATTTGCCTTGGCAGCGTTGATGCAAAAACCGTATGACAACCAATGGGTCATACTATGTAAACCTTGGGCGATCTCTGCTTGGATCTTTCTTACTCTAGGGATATTGCTTGGCTCATGGTGGGCTTACAATGAGTTAGGATGGGGGGGATGGTGGTTCTGGGACCCGGTTGAAAATGCGTCATTGCTTCCATGGTTAACGGGCACGGCTTTGCTGCACAGTATGCTTGCGTCTAGACGTCATCAACAGTTAATTGTGTGGACACTGACGCTGGCTTTAGTGACCTTTAGCCTTAGCATTTTAGGGACCTTTGTGGTGCGTTCTGGAGTATTGACGTCTGTCCATGCTTTTGCTGTCGATCCGGGAAAAGGAATCGCGCTTTTGGCGATGTTGGCAGTGACATTACTTGCCTCTTTGTCTCTGCTGATTGAGCGTAGCGATGCCATTCAGAGCGAAAAGTTGACAGCTATTCTCAGTCGATCTTATCTGGTATTGATAGCCATTGGCCTGCTGGTGATAGCAACTTTTACCGTTTTTCTAGGTACTTTCTATCCGATGATTTATGAATTCATACAACGAGGTTCAATATCGGTTGGAGCCCCCTATTTTAATACTCTGTTCTTGCCGCTCACAGTATTAGCGCTAGCAGCGATGGGTTGGGTGCCATTTTTAAAATGGCAGTGTGGATTAGCCAGTTCACGGCGGCGTATTATTACATTCGTGGTTGTTTCTCTGTTGTTTGGCGCTTGTCTGTATTTCATCCAAGTAGATCGGCTGTCCGTGCCTGCCTTGCTGGTGTGGGGGTTGGCGTTCTGGGTAGTCTCTGGTCATATCTGGTTATTGGTTCGCTCGCGCAAGCAGGCTTTCATGGTGCTTGCCCATATCGGGTTAGCCATCAGTGCGATAGGGTGTGTGATGAATGCCGAGCATTCTTCTCAATTGACTCACAAGCTAGGGCCAGGAACGCTTGCTGAGTTTCATGGCGGGAAGATAGAGTATATAGAAACGAACTGGCGAGTAGACAAAAACTATACCGCAGAACAAGCCGTGTTACGTTTTACTGACTCGCAGGGAGAGGTGTATGAGTTCAAGCCTGAACGTCGCTACTATCCTGTCCGGGTGATGAACATGAGTGAGCCTTCGGTTAAATCGACCTTGCTAGGGGACTATTATGTAACATTGGCCGCTAAAGTGGATAAGGAAAACTACGCAGTCAAAGTTCAGTATAACGCTTATATCTGGTGGATATGGGGTGGTGGCATACTCGCGATATTTGCGGCACTGCTCCCTTTGTTCTCGATATGTGGTAATAAGATAGTGAGTAAAAATCGGTACGATGTTATCCAAAAAACATAA
- a CDS encoding cytochrome c-type biogenesis protein CcmH encodes MRMLFGLLLILISPNVTASGQDIFMGVPDEQVSQVELFEFHSPELQDKALRLAKSLRCPQCQNQNLVESNSPIAKDLRLIVFKKINQGESEQSVKAFMTERYGKFVLYKPEFNVANALLWLAPVLLLLLFVVSSIRRIQKNA; translated from the coding sequence ATGAGAATGTTGTTTGGGCTGCTTTTGATTCTGATTTCTCCGAACGTAACAGCCTCGGGCCAAGACATCTTTATGGGGGTGCCTGACGAGCAAGTGTCTCAGGTGGAACTGTTTGAGTTTCATTCACCGGAGCTTCAGGATAAGGCATTACGTTTGGCCAAGTCTCTGCGCTGCCCTCAGTGTCAAAACCAAAACTTAGTTGAATCTAACTCTCCTATTGCCAAGGATTTACGCCTGATCGTATTCAAAAAGATTAACCAAGGTGAGAGTGAGCAATCGGTCAAAGCGTTCATGACAGAACGATACGGTAAATTCGTTTTGTACAAACCTGAGTTTAATGTTGCTAATGCACTGCTTTGGTTGGCTCCTGTATTACTGCTTTTACTGTTTGTGGTCAGTTCAATAAGGCGGATACAAAAGAACGCTTAA